CTGTGTCCCTCAGCAGATTTGAATTGAGCTGTATTCAAAAGCTAAACTGAGGTAAATTGACatgttattttgaaaagcaGTCATTAAAAATTGTAATGATGGCATCTGTCATGTCATTTCAAACCTCCTTGCAGCGAGAAAAGGGAGACTGCTGAGAGAGTCAGTTGTTTTTGCcagattagaaaaaaaatatttgaagacGTCTCAGTCTGCTTTTATGAAATGCTTTCATTATTATGTCTGACTTCAGTCACAACCATAATTAGCACACTGGCCTCTTTAGTCAATTCAAAGAAAAATGGAATATTTGAGCcacacatatttttttcttgcagaGTGAAGTGCAAACAGGTTTTTAATGAATATATTCATTTCTATTAAATGCTTTTGATGAAATTTCATTCTACTTTGGATGGAGGTGGAGAAGATCTGCAACTACATTACTTTCCGTTTAAGAGACAATGTTTGAATGGTTTTCAAATTTTCTACTTTCACTAGTTCTTGTATATACTGAGGAAATGAAGTACAGATACTGTAGGTGGGTGGAGGGCAAAAGCAAAATCTCAACggtttttatttgaaagtaaCTGCTAACCACATTTCATGCTGCTGACTCAAGTTTCAGTTCCAGTAGGCCTGGTTTAATTTTGTACTATGACTCTGTATGTTTCATTTAGTCATGGGGCTTCTTGGAGCTCCAGTACATAAAGTAATgtgttaaacaaataaaagaaatacaatgaCTGTACTTGATCTGATGAAGTTAGTTTTAAATTTGACCTGGCATACTTGCTTTGTATTCACACTTCAGTATTCTCTGTATATTTAATTCAAAGTGCTAGTAATTGCATTCTAACAACTCCGCCGCCTCTAATTTCTTGCAGCCAGATAAAGTGTTGCATTAAAAGTGTTTAAGTGTTCCTGTCTCTGAGTGAGAATAGGTTTACTGGAGTTTTCAGGTGCTTGTATGGGTCTACTCaaaccatctcctcctctgtgggAGTGTGTTTCATAATATTTTTAACTGATATGGACTGCGTTCAAAGGCTGTGTGCCACGTACTACGTGCTTTGAGATGCTTTGAACCTTCTAAGTGAATCAGTGTCATTAATGTGTCTAAGAAAAACACCCGTCTGCCTCTTTTccaaaaaaacatacatcatGAAGAACAGCATGAACGTTTTACCAGTTTTGAGGTACCAGTTGCTCTGTTTTTATGACACACATCATAcattcagaggagagactgtgaatatattggtagaaggatgctgaggttggagctgccaggcaggaggtctagaggaagaccaaagaggagatttatggatgtagtgagggaggacatgaagttaattggtgtgagtgaagaggacgcagaggacagggttagatggaggcacatgattcgctgtggcgacccctgaaagggaacagccgaaaggaaaagaaagaagatcATACATTCAATCAAAATTTACATTACTAAAACGTCTCTTGCGGTCACATTTATCCAAATAATTGAAGAAGGCACATTTTGCGTGTGAGCTTAATTTATGATATCTACGAAATACTTCCCTTTCCTAATTTTGCTGGTTGTAGAACTATTTTGCGcatttaaatgcagcatttcAAAATGCTTAGCTCCTGGGTATCACATTGAAATGGTTCCCTCTAGTGACCACAGCTATCACTCACACATGCTGGTGATGACCATGCTCACTCAAGTATCTTTCTTTACCAGGGCACATGTTCCCAGATGTGCTACAACATCTTCATAGTGGAGACGGTGTGTGTGGCCTGGTTCTCCCTGGAGTTCACCCTGCGCTTCATTCAAGACCGCAGCAAGCTGACCTTCCTCAGACAGCCCCTGAACCTGATAGATGTGGTGGCCATCCTGCCATACTACATCACCCTTGTGGTGGACAGCACCTCCAAAGGGGAGAAGCGTCCGGGCTCTGGCAGCAGCTACTTGGACAAAGTGGGCTTGGTGCTGCGTGTCCTGAGAGCCCTGCGTATCCTCTATGTGATGCGGCTAGCTCGCCATTCGCTGGGCCTGCAGACTCTGGGCCTGACAGCACGCCGCTGCACACGGGAGTTTGGactgctcctcctcttcttgtGTGTGGCCATCGCACTGTATTCCCCCCTGCTGTACTTGATTGAGAATGAAATGGGCACCACGCAGGAGTTCACCAGCATCCCTGCTACTTACTGGTGGGCTGTCATCACCATGACGACAGTGGGCTACGGGGACATGGTGCCGAGGAGCATCCCGGGCCAGGTGGTGGCTCTGAGCAGCATCCTGAGCGGGATCCTCCTCATGGCCTTCCCCGTCACCTCCATCTTCCACACCTTCTCGCGGTCCTACGTGGAGCTGaagcaggagcagcagaggctgcTGCAGAGGAGGACACACTTTCTGCTGCGGAGCCGCATGGCTGGCCTGGGCAGCAACCTCTCACTAGAGAGTGATATGCTCTTCCCTATAGGGTCGTCTGACACCAGAGACATGGACGACTGAGACTGTTGAACAGGAAAGGACATAAAAACTGGGAGtaggacagaaagagaagaagagggaggctACAAAAGAGacgaagaagagagagagagagagagagagagagagaggaggaaggaataTAGATAGAAGGGTGGAAAGAGAAGTCtctacaaacaaaatacagaggagaaaaaggatTTTTCTTCCCAGAAATGCAGGCTTGCTGTGTAGCAGTATACTTTCAGATTAACATGAAGAatacacagagaggagaagaggatgagACGATTAGTATTagcattaaataaatgtttccatcaaaaaatgaattatctctggataaaatgttttatatcatatcatggtcacaaaatatgaaatataagtCCAATTTACAGAATATAAAAAACAGGTAAACCTCATAAAGTATTCCAGCATAATGATGATTTATAGCATTACAACAGTCATTAAAATACATTGtgattaaagagtttcccctcggggatcaataaagtatttctgattctgattctgattcagagaTGTTATTATGAAATATGTTATTTGACAAAAGAAATAGAACTAAAGAGCACAAGCACGACGTCCTTATGATCCAACAACATAGTGATATTTTTCATCTCTGATTTCTTCAGACGTTTTAATGGATTTGTTGATGTCATGTGCTCCTGGGAGTTAACCAGTGTTACTTGATGGAAAATGCTCTCTGCTTTTGTTCCAGAGGTTAAATTGAATTTCTATCTAAGCTAAAATGTGACCCTTAATCCACTGATTATTTTCTGAATGACTGTGCAAACTCTGAATTATGTTGGGTTCCTTAATATTTCCTCTCTCTGGCACTGTCAGCATCCACATATTAATTATGATGTATTAATTGTCCTTCTCCTACTCCTTGAGGATCCATATGcaatttttgaatatttttggacaTTGAAGATAGCATTATTGTGCTTGTCATTACTGCAGTTGCTGTCTATAGCTGTTTATAATTATCATTTCTCTCCTTAAAGTGGATTCAAACTCAAATCTGTCTGTTTATTGTTGCTTctcattttaactttaactttaaacttTATAATCCCAGAGAGAAATTGGTTTGCAGTGTGTGGACAAAATTGAACATGATAAAAACACCATGGCAGACACCCAATACCAGTgacagcatatactgtatagtgtcATACAGGCAGAAGGAAACCAATACAACATCAATagaggaaagtaactaagtacattagCTCCACTagatttcagaggcaaatatagTACCCTTACCCTCCATTAATctgattttttacttttcagatgaAGAGTTTACACTGAAAACCTATGATGAGCTTTGAGAATGATAGATTGTTAAGGACTAAATTAGccaacagtacataaagtagttaactgactgattgattgattgagtaCATGTGTTTATTTAAGTGTCCCGCATGGGCTTACAAGATGGGTGTCTCTGTCTTAGCTGCCGTGCATTTTCTATAAATCTAgccaaaataaaagcctcaTCAAAGATTCAGCTCAACATGTCACTGGGTTGTTTAACTGATAACATCAAGATCATCAGTTTCATATGcaaataataatgtgtgtggGTTGGCCCCTTGTGCAGCAACCCATGCTACCTCATTTTAACAGTAGGTGGCAGCATTGTGTCACCAAAGGGGAATAGAAGTACAAGAAAGCCTGtcatatatgatttttttttaaccacaaaatgatagaaaatatgtttattttgtacTGTCACGCACTCTAAGTCAGGAATAGTGACTTAATTAGCCCACATTATGGCTACAGTAACAGTAGATGGCTCAGTTTTGAAGTCAACACTTTTGATGCAAGAATCAAAGAATAAGTTTTGACTTTCAATTCAAAACGGATGCATGGTGTGAAATTGAGTTCACAAAATTTTAGGcgttacatctggcataaacaAAATCATAGCCTACAATATAaataaccagtggtggaatgtaactaaatacacTTACTCAAGCACTGCACTGAAGTACAATATtgattttatgcaactttatacttctactccactacatttatttgacaacattagttactagttacgTTGCAGATTGAGATtactaatacaaaatataaatcaacaaataaattatgatgtattatgaTAAAGCTACccggcagtatataaagtaattaacaGCTCCACCTTTactagctgcaacattagtgatgcttacacaaTAATGcttcactaattataatccagtaatataatattatcAGTATGAAATGGGCCATtgtgcataatgagtactttttctTTAGGTACTTTATGTTGATgccaatacttttg
This sequence is a window from Siniperca chuatsi isolate FFG_IHB_CAS linkage group LG10, ASM2008510v1, whole genome shotgun sequence. Protein-coding genes within it:
- the kcng1 gene encoding potassium voltage-gated channel subfamily G member 1 produces the protein MTLLAGDGSDYDYSALSCASDTSLNPPPLQEQEAQKGAFYKRAQRAPELSTIHDDTLLSSARKLHAIINVGGLRYQLPWTTLEDFPLSRLGQLHLCSSFDEIMGICDDYDVTHNEFFFDRSPCAFRTILTFLRAGKLRSLREMCALSFREELLYWGVPEESLEWCCRRRLLQRVEEFETMERAEEEEELLEDLLDSDSGHREHPAESRLNRCMGKLRDMVERPHSGLPGKIFACLSVLFVTITAVNLSISTMPAMREEEEAGTCSQMCYNIFIVETVCVAWFSLEFTLRFIQDRSKLTFLRQPLNLIDVVAILPYYITLVVDSTSKGEKRPGSGSSYLDKVGLVLRVLRALRILYVMRLARHSLGLQTLGLTARRCTREFGLLLLFLCVAIALYSPLLYLIENEMGTTQEFTSIPATYWWAVITMTTVGYGDMVPRSIPGQVVALSSILSGILLMAFPVTSIFHTFSRSYVELKQEQQRLLQRRTHFLLRSRMAGLGSNLSLESDMLFPIGSSDTRDMDD